A stretch of Brassica napus cultivar Da-Ae chromosome C6, Da-Ae, whole genome shotgun sequence DNA encodes these proteins:
- the LOC106354334 gene encoding glycerophosphodiester phosphodiesterase GDPD5: MMLTKCLPLIWLSLVTLCAGRTLYQLPGKGVKDDTKQPIQTSRPFNIAHRGSNGEIPEETKAAYLRAIEEGTDFIETDILSSKDGVLICFHDVILDLTTDVASRKEFADRNRTYDVQGFKITGFFTFDFTLKELKTLRTKQRYAFRDQQYNGKYPIITFEEFLAIARDAPRVVGIYPEIKNPVLMNQHVKWPGGKRFEDKVVETLKKHGYGGAYLSKQWLNKPLFIQSFAPSSLVYISNLTDSPKVLLIDDVTMPTQDTNQTYAEITSDTYFTYIKEYVVGIGPWKDTIVPVTNNYMLTPTDLVKRAHAHNLQVHPYTYRNENQFLHFNFSQDPYMEYEYWIKEIGVDGLFTDFTGSLHNYQEWASPLPDTSSKSTRQLLSHIASLVRPYAKA; encoded by the exons ATGATGCTTACAA AATGCTTGCCATTGATATGGCTATCTCTAGTCACTCTGTGTGCTGGAAGGACACTATACCAACTCCCTGGTAAAGGAGTCAAAGATGATACTAAGCAGCCGATTCAGACATCACGTCCTTTTAACATCGCACACAGAGGTTCCAACGGAGAGATCCCAGAAGAAACTAAAGCTGCATACTTG AGAGCAATTGAAGAAGGTACAGACTTCATTGAAACAGATATCTTATCATCAAAAGATGGTGTGCTTATCTGTTTCCATGATGTTATCCTTGACTTAACAACCGATGTTGCGAGTCGCAAGGAGTTTGCTGATCGTAATAGGACATATGATGTCCAAGGTTTCAAGATCACTGGCTTTTTCACTT TTGATTTTACTCTCAAAGAACTAAAGACACTACGGACAAAACAGAGATATGCTTTTCGGGACCAGCAATACAACG GAAAGTACCCCATCATCACATTTGAAGAGTTCCTTGCCATTGCTCGGGATGCTCCGAGAGTTGTTGGCATATATCCTGAGATTAAGAATCCAGTTCTAATGAACCAACAT GTCAAGTGGCCTGGTGGTAAGAGATTTGAGGATAAAGTTGTGGAGACACTTAAGAAGCATGGGTACGGAGGCGCATATTTATCCAAGCAGTGGTTGAACAAACCATTGTTTATTCAATCGTTTGCTCCATCTTCACTCGTGTACATATCAAACTTGACAGACTCACCAAAAGTCTTGTTAATAGACGATGTTACCATGCCAACTCAAGATACTAACCAG ACATACGCAGAGATCACATCAGATACCTATTTCACCTACATCAAAGAGTATGTTGTGGGGATTGGACCATGGAAGGATACAATAGTTCCAGTAACGAACAACTACATGCTAACCCCAACAGATTTGGTCAAAAGAGCTCACGCGCATAATCTTCAGGTGCATCCATACACTTACAGGAATGAAAACCAGTTTTTGCACTTTAACTTCAGCCAAGACCCATATATGGAATACGAGTACTGGATCAAAGAGATTGGAGTCGATGGACTCTTTACTGATTTCACCGGTAGCCTCCATAACTATCAAGAGTGGGCATCTCCATTACCTGACACCTCCTCCAAGTCCACACGTCAGCTCTTGAGTCATATTGCTTCTCTGGTCCGCCCTTATGCAAAGGCTTGA
- the BNAC06G35170D gene encoding uncharacterized protein DDB_G0271670 has translation METSQEQNFFQPNDQTVRLSSSSSSSSSSSSSCSSIEAEPRPDENPNYNQSPPTQIMERTTTTSTPTTPPYRIPSHVFARTPSTAPAEWSTLSNESLFSIRMGNNSFNANDYFKSGELTFPQPPSPRTPHLPSPLPSPRQNTNQGGGGGGGGGSGVVEEAKTLVEIGKKAAETEKASPASKEEEQKSASSIREFIMANEAANKDNNNNNKNNKLDRSISRRSENLSVKSFAFPILGNADKGGLQSSTPQKKQTKPSQPETPKSSSESEGDEGLKKEEAPKPEAASNRTPKWLLSCFPCCTTCCV, from the exons ATGGAAACGTCACAAGAGCAGAACTTTTTTCAACCCAACGATCAAACCGTACGGCTctcttcgtcttcgtcttcttcttcttcttcttcttcttcttgttcttcaatAGAAGCTGAACCAAGACCTGACGAGAATCCAAACTATAACCAATCTCCTCCAACACAAATCATGGAGAGAACCACAACGACCTCTACTCCCACCACACCTCCTTACAGAATCCCTTCACATGTTTTCGCAAGAACGCCCTCTACAGCTCCAGCTGAATGGAGCACTCTCTCCAACGAATCTCTCTTCAGCATCCGCATGGGTAACAACAGCTTCAACGCAAACGATTACTTCAAATCGGGAGAGCTCACGTTTCCCCAgcctccttcacctagaactcCTCATTTGCCTTCTCCGTTACCTTCTCCTCGTCAAAATACAAACCaaggaggtggaggaggaggaggaggaggaagcggAGTTGTGGAGGAGGCGAAAACTCTGGTGGAAATAGGCAAGAAAGCAGCTGAAACAGAGAAAGCGTCTCCCGCAAGTAAAGAGGAAGAACAAAAGTCTGCATCGAGTATAAGAGAGTTTATCATGGCTAATGAAGCTGCTAATAAAgataacaacaataacaacaaaaacaataaactaGATCGTTCTATTTCTCGTCGGTCGGAAAACTTAAGCGTCAAGTCTTTCGCTTTCCCAAT ATTGGGGAATGCAGATAAAGGTGGACTACAAAGCTCAACGCCGCAAAAGAAACAGACGAAGCCGTCACAGCCAGAGACACCGAAGAGTTCCTCTGAGTCTGAAGGAGATGAAGGGTTGAAGAAAGAGGAAGCTCCTAAACCAGAAGCAGCCTCTAACCGCACCCCTAAGTGGTTGTTATCTTGCTTCCCTTGCTGCACAACTTGCTGCGTCTGA
- the LOC106420808 gene encoding uncharacterized protein LOC106420808, whose amino-acid sequence MMVEGGLDEPPSFIDLVRKTHTRKDGSFIDERAEALVLEVEEAVDSMILDEDSPNDVSPTASTATTTPSRRFLLDQEFLKRAKTSKGRVYGIGSVQFRDYEPPQSVPASLKRSLDMDLRVSGIETNAEHVQTTVELLKTDMTTLKGDFLAFKTEFQQEMAATRSSLNVILQALGALGAVSPQVNEPDNASTP is encoded by the exons ATG atGGTTGAGGGTGGATTGGACGAGCCACCATCTTTCATTGACCTTGTGCGCAAGACACACACTCGCAAGGATGGTTCATTCATTGATGAACGTGCTGAGGCTCTAGTCTTAGAGGTGGAGGAAGCTGTGGACTCTATGATACTCGATGAGGACTCTCCCAATGACGTCAGCCCAACTGCTTCAACTGCTACAACTACTCCTTCAAGGCGGTTCCTCCTTGATCAAGAATTTCTCAAG CGTGCTAAGACAAGCAAAGGGCGTGTATATGGGATTGGTAGTGTCCAGTTCAGAGACTATGAACCACCTCAGTCAGTCCCAGCATCTCTTAAACGCAGCTTAGACATGGACTTGCGCGTATCTGGAATAGAGACAAATGCTGAACATGTGCAGACCACTGTGGAACTTCTCAAGACTGATATGACAACTCTCAAAGGAGATTTTTTAGCCTTCAAGACTGAGTTCCAGCAGGAAATGGCTGCAACAAGAAGCTCCCTTAATGTCATTCTACAGGCTCTTGGTGCTCTTGGTGCTGTTTCTCCTCAAGTGAACGAACCTGACAATGCCTCAACTCCTTAG